The nucleotide window AGGGCCGGGCACAGGGTGGCAGCCAGAATTCCCACGCATACGACGAATGCGGCGATCTCCCAAAGTTTGCGGGATTTAAAAACTCGATTGGCTCCCGCCGCAATGGCCACGAACAGAAAGCCCAAACCGAAAACGCCAGCCGGTTGAATCGACGGAGTCTGATAACTGGTCATCCCGAACGTCAGCCAGCCGAAGCGCAGATAGTAGAGTTCACAGCGAAAGTATTCGAGACCGGTCCACACAAACGGCGCCAGCACCAGCGCCCAGGCTTCCCCCCAACGCAGGCGCACCGCACGCAGCGCCAGGCCGAACAATGCGACCCAGAACGCCAGCACGAGCCACAACGCCATCGCGGCCGGGCCAAAAATATTCCAGAAGAAGCCGAGCTGCGGCGCGTAGAACGCGAATCCCACGCCGAGCAGCGGATAAAAAACCTTGCGGTGGGTGGCGGCCCGGCTGATTTCGATCAACGCGTAAGCACAGGGTATTATCAGCCAGCCAATCCCGGTGAACTGGGCCGCTTGAAAACTGAGCACGGCCAGGAGTGACCATCCGAGCAGCGCAAGCGGACCGATGGTTTGGATGGACGGGCTCATGAATGGTTGAACAGCAGGCCAGCCCGCGGGGGCAGGCCTCTCTGAGCGCACAGGCATGGACTGTGTTTAACCGGCGACGCGCGACATCGCAATCACCGGAATGCCCGGCCAGCATCGAAAATTATGCCGCTGAAATCGGGTCAGGTTATGCGGCGGCCGGCAGTTCCTCGCGCGTGCCCGCCCCGAAGAGGGATTTGATGGCGCGGCCGATGTATTTGAGCCCTTTGAGCAGACCGACGTCGCGGACATCCGTAGTGACGCAGGCCTTGGCAAGGTCGGCTTCGTGGCCGCGGTAGCGCGGCGGCAGGATGAAGAGAGTCTGGGTGTTTTCGCCGTCCACCCGCATGACCTCGGGATAGAACAGCCCGCGGCCCACGGCGTATTGGCCGGGGGGCAGCTCCAGCGTGCGCTTGGGGAGCACCAGCCAGGGGCGGTATTCGAAAGTATGCCGGCCGGCCGGGTCGGTGAACAGTTTGCCATACGTGCGAATCGGCATGTCGCCGATGGCGCGCGCGCCGAACATCCAGTTGCCGTTGGCCACGGGCAGGAACCGGTGCCGGCGCAAGGTGAAGAAATCCCAGGAATACACCGAGCCCAGCACAAGCAGGCGGAACGCCCAGCCCGCAATGAACCACGCGAACACCACCACCACGGCGCTGAACAACGCGCCCAGCCAGGGATTGATGGTCGCGGTGAGCCAGACCAGCCCCAGCACCGAGGTGCGCAAGGATTTGAGCGCCATGTCCACGGTCGTGAACGGGCTGATTAGAATTAGAATGTTGATGGCGTGCGACGCCAGCCAGACGATGAGGAACAACGCGATGGCGAACGGCACCATCAGCCAGTTGCCCAGTTGCGCGGCGGAAATGGCCGCGAAACCTGCCTGGTGCAGCGCGGCGGATGTTTGATCGACGGCGGTGGGGAAAACCGTGACCATGAACGGCACGAACGTTCCGGCCGCAACCATGCCGCTGATCTTGTTTTCGACTGCTTCCGCGACGTCGAAGGGTTTCTTGAGCGCGGTGGGGGCGGCGGTGCCCAGAATGTCCTTAGCGGCCACAAGGCCGACCAGCAACAACCCGGGCAGCCAGAAATAAGGCTGGGCATACCAATGCAGGTTGGCCTTCTTGTCCGCCGGGGTCTTGAAATACTCGTAGGCGCCGACGGCGCTGACGCCGAGCAGCGGGGAAATGGCCACGCCGGTGATCGTTGAAAGCGAACGGGCCGCTTCCACGCCGGGCGTTGAACTTTGCTTCTCGGCCGCCGCGGCTCGGTGACTCCAGCCGATGAGCAGCGCGCCGACGACAAGATACCGGGCCAGCGTTTTCATAATCTCTGGCCGCACAGATACTCTCATCCCCGTCCCGACGCAAGGCGGGCGTCGGCTCCCCGGTTGCGGGACGCGACCGGCTATTTCCGGTTCAGCACAATGAAGGCATGGATAATCCCGCCGATGCCGCAGGTGAACAGCCAGAGCAGCAGGTTGATGATGAAATCCTTGTTGGTGCCGCATTTCATGTAAACCGCCACGGGCGGCAGAAAGATGGCAAGGAGGATTTGAACGATGGTCATGGTGTTCCTTTTGGTTGAACGCTTCCGAATGGGTGTCTCCTTCTAGCCCAGCCGCGGGCGGGGCTCAAGCTCCAAGGTGAAGGCCACACCGTCGGCGGCTCCACGCGACGATCGGCTTGGGGTGAAATGGCAACGGCCGGAGCGGATGATTCCACTCCGGCCGCCAAATGCCTTCGGGTCAGGAGGCGAGGTTGCCGAACGGATTGTTGCTGAAGGCGCCGTCGCCGGATTCCTCTGCTTCACCGTCGCCCCGGTGAATTTTCACCGGCTTGTGGTCCGAATCGCCCTCCTCCGCGGCGGCTTTGGCCGGCGGTGCGGACTCGTTGGATTCGTTCGGGTTCTTGGCGCGCTTGTTGCGGGGCAGGGGGCTGATCATCAGGTTGATGTTGCGGCCGACCAGCTTCGGCTGGAAATCGGGATGCCCCCACGGCGCGATGTTTTCCAGAAACTTGTTGATGACCTGGAAGCCAAATTCGGTGTGCGCCATTTCGCGGCCGCGGAATTTCAACGCGACCTTGACCTTCATGTCCTCGCACAGGAATTCGATGGCGTGGTTGGTTTTCACGCCGAGATCGTGCGGGTCAATGCGCGGGCTGAGCTGGATTTCCTTCACCGTGCCCGAGTGCTGGTTCTTGCGCGATTCCTTTTCCTTCTTGGCCTGCTCGTAGCGGAACTTGCCGAAGTCCACGATCCGGCAGACGGGCGGATTGGCATTGGGGGCGATTTCGACCAGGTCAACGCCCTGCTGGCGGGCCAGGTTCAAGGCATCGCCCAGCGGCATGACGCCCAACTGCTTGCCCTCGTCGCCGACGACGCGGACTTCCCGGGCACGGATTTTCCCGTTAACCCGAATGAAGGAAGCCTGTGAATTGGAACTGCGTGGAGAGTAAGGCCGACTCAAGCGACCCTCACCGGTTGGAGATGTTGCATTCTGATATTAAACACGTCTGAAACCCAAAATCCGT belongs to Verrucomicrobiia bacterium and includes:
- a CDS encoding YqaE/Pmp3 family membrane protein, with the protein product MTIVQILLAIFLPPVAVYMKCGTNKDFIINLLLWLFTCGIGGIIHAFIVLNRK
- the infC gene encoding translation initiation factor IF-3; this encodes MSRPYSPRSSNSQASFIRVNGKIRAREVRVVGDEGKQLGVMPLGDALNLARQQGVDLVEIAPNANPPVCRIVDFGKFRYEQAKKEKESRKNQHSGTVKEIQLSPRIDPHDLGVKTNHAIEFLCEDMKVKVALKFRGREMAHTEFGFQVINKFLENIAPWGHPDFQPKLVGRNINLMISPLPRNKRAKNPNESNESAPPAKAAAEEGDSDHKPVKIHRGDGEAEESGDGAFSNNPFGNLAS